From one Acinonyx jubatus isolate Ajub_Pintada_27869175 chromosome B1, VMU_Ajub_asm_v1.0, whole genome shotgun sequence genomic stretch:
- the GYPA gene encoding glycophorin-A: MYEKTIILTVLLLSGYSSSQLTTESVSMTHETPVRAMTVQAPYVVTTEDLPFNIHGNRLLEHIFSAGEITGIVYAVMAGIIGTILSIAFCIKRLTKKTPSPVQTAQPEDADPESSVETRNPEQ, encoded by the exons atgTATGAAAAAACAATAATACTAACTGTATTACTACTCTCAG GCTATAGTTCCTCTCAACTAACTACTGAAAGTGTCTCAATGACTCACGAAACACCAGTAAGGGCCATGACT gttcaagccccat ATGTGGTTACCACAGAGGACTTACCATTCAACATTCATG gaaacAGACTACTTGAACACATTTTTTCTGCGGGAG AGATAACAGGGATTGTGTATGCAGTAATGGCTGGTATCATCGGAACTATCCTCTCAATTGCCTTCTGTATTAAACGACTAACAAAG AAAACTCCATCTCCCGTGCAAACTGCACAACCAGAGGACGCAGATCCTGAAAGTTCTGTAGAAACAAGAAATCCAG